The following DNA comes from Lynx canadensis isolate LIC74 chromosome B1, mLynCan4.pri.v2, whole genome shotgun sequence.
AGCTAGAGGTTATTATATTGGTTGGCGTTATTTAGAGTTGCAGCACAGTTAGACATGTATTGGGCATTTAAGGTCAATTAGCTGCATTCAGAAAAAGTACCATGTCTCCTAGTTATTTctctccaaaatataaataaaattccattttaaacacAAAGTTCCCTGGCAGAGGTTTACCAGTTGAACATATACTGAGAGAACATGCTTCGTTCATAAGCTATTTCAAGTGGATACACACCATTTCAACACAGAAAGTATAGGAATGTTAGACAAGCAAACCACCACTATGCAGGCAGCACCAATAAAGTTCCACAAAGCAAGACGTTTTTAAGTTggttaaatgaataaagtaatttTGTAGGTACTTTCTTGGAACAAGTATTTTCATGTGAGAGGCAGTATAGTGTGAATTATAAATTCAGACTGTCTAGGTTCTAAAGCTATCATATCTTAACTTTAATAGGTTACTttacctccctgtgcctcagagTAGAACATTTACCTCAAAACTgctatgaggatcaaatgaggtaatatttataaaacactgaaaacagtGCTTATAGTGAGTTATTACTGATTctgaaaatactttgtaaaagTGCTTTTTAAGCACGGAGGTAAGGACAAAAAGGCAGTAACAGAAGAGGACTACTGAATGGTTTCACTCCCGAGCATACACTCACACAGGCATTGCACTGTGTACTTTCACAAAATAAGagtcctttttttaatatttaaattctagttagttaacatatagtgtggtattagtttcaggagtagaatttagtgatttatcacttacatataacacccagtgttcatcccaacaagtgccctccttaatgtccatcacccatctacTCTGTCCCCTCACCCACCCCGCTTCcattaagagtctcctatggtttgcctccccctctaAAACAGAGTCATTTTTAAGCAGCCTTTGGTGATCACTCTGTCTCTAAAGTCTTGTGGAATTTCTTATTTGTGCTCTTCATTTGGCACTTAAGCTACCTTACTAGTACACATACGTAAAAAATATCCAACTAGATCAAGTAACTTACATTAAAGAGAGactgaattaaaaacacaaaaggaattcCTTATATCTAGATCTGTGTCCCCAATAATAGCAGTCACCCAGTagtaatttaataaatgaaaattgaaaattttaattataaagaaaattgtttttcttcttccacaaAAGGATGATTATTATAGGCAGTtatcaaatgaaaaattttatttagataCAAATCACTAAACTCTTGAAGGATAAACTCTCAAAAGGATTTCAActccaaaacaaatgaacacaggggaaaaaggctaaccaagaaacaaactcttaactatagaaaacaaactgatggttatgggaggggaggtggggagtggggggaaatgggtaaattctacacctgaaagtaacattgcactgtatgttaactagctggaatttaaataaaaacttttgggggggggggggcagaatttCAACTCAAAAAGGTAAATGTTCTTCTGTCTTAGAATCAAGTCCTTACAGTGATTAGGTGTGCTATAATCCAAAGACCAAAACTTACCATCATTAGGCATGGTGAGAATAGGGATTTGAGTAATGGAGCCATTTCTACCTTCCACTCGACCAGCACGTTCATATATTGTGGCTAAATCGGTGTACATGTAACCTGGGAAACCTCTTCGACCAGGAACCTCTTCCCTGGCTGCTGAAACCTGACAGTAAGTCAAGAAGGAGAATATCACATACCAGAATATGAAAAGTAAGCTTAGTTAGAACATGTTTTCTTAAACATGCCCAATTACAATGTGGGAAGTAtcctcttttaattttaaatagtctCTAGAAGATGACTTAAAAACCTAGCAACACAAGTTCAGATTATTCTGTAACAAAAATGTTGAAGGGGGGggcagaagtttttcttttttcttttttttttttgctacaatCATATCACCATAATGCAAATCTTCAAATATgttgctagaaaaaaaatctgcttgtAATTCTATAAATCaaaggaagttattttaaaactaagagaACATTCTTAGTTCACAAGATTTATTTCATGCCACGGATCTTGCCATATTTATGTAAGCTAACTAATGCTGAAAAggtcaaaaggaaaggaaatacataCCAGGAATCATTTGATGCAGcttacatatttaatttaatcctcacaacaatcctgtgaggaAGGTAATGCTGTTAACTCCAACTTACAGTTGGAATCAAGGGTTGGCTAAATGATTTCCCAAGATAACAGAGCCAGGAATCCATTCATTACACAAAATAAGAATAGTTATAGTCTTTCTCTTAGAGACATGCACACTACAATATAGGCATATATATTAACCTACAACCACCAAGAATTCTAAAGTATTAAGCCCAACTTTTAGGTGTTACTTTGGCACCTCCAAAAGAGTGTGCTACAGTAGTGGTACTCAAAGCATGGTCTGCAGACCAGCTTTTATCAATGTGTAATGAGAgaacacagaaagtagaataagtatttaaaaaactcTGATGGCAATCTGACATCTGTTGAATCTAGTAAAAGTAAAATTCCAGGCTTGTAAGTTTATACCTTCTTTAAAATTTGCTAATAACTCATTTtaactgtacttttaaaaagtactggTCTGTgatgggtggaaaaaaaaaactcctatgCTGAAAAAGCACTGCAATAGAATGAGATATGGTGATGGATCATAGGGAGTTTTAAGAAGCTGGGTATTTATACAGCATGTCTCTTCAGAagtcctttttccctttttacatgtttaaaagaGTAACTTACTCAAAATTTCAGTAACTTGTATTAGAACAAACACCCCAAACTTCTGGGTGGTAACTACGAAAATCTTAACATTGTTCCTAAAAAAACACTGAGTTTTCTGAAGGAAAAAGTTCTAAAGAGGGTGCTATCAGAGTatgctgttttatttaaatactaaCATTATtaagaatgaaattctgaaaaGGGTTAAAAATTGACAATCTGGACAAAGAACATCCTAGGAGAATAACTGAATAAACAACTTGCATCATTTGCTCTCTTTTAGAATCAAGTCTTAAATGCATGGAGCTGGTGACAGTATGATAACTAGGCTAATAATTTAAATCTTATCCTATAATAATTTCAACtaggttaacaaaaaaaaagttgtgttttcctttccaattaaGGTATTTTACTAATATATGAGTgatgaagcttaaaaaaaatgattaaagaaaaataaaaacttgtaaagAGACAAGATAACTctgaaaaataatccatttttagaaaaaattaccTCTCGAAGTGCTTCAGCATAAGAACTCATATCTGTTAGGATAACCAATACATGTTTTTCACATTGATAGGCCAGAAATTCGGCTGTGGTTAGAGCCAAGCGAGGAGTGATAATTCGCTCAATACTGAAATGGAACATTAAGTCCTTTGTTACTCAGATTAAAAGGCCAAAGACTAAACAACATGATTCTGGAAATAACAGTACAGTTTCCCTTCAAAGTTTTAAATAGATTGCAGAGGATAAAgcaattattactttaaaagttCTTAAGTAAGcagctattttatatatttttatagtaagaATTACTTAATGCTACCAAAGTTAGATTATTTTAGAAACGGGCCCCTAATTTCTCAGAACTACATTGTtcttaaaacagagagagagaaacagggagggaaGAAATAGGCAAGGGGCTAGGTTTCTCAAGTAAGAGGAAAAGATCATTTACTAGGTACTAggtaatttatatgtattatctcacttaaaatGCACAACAGTATGAGACAAGTattatttgtcatattttatgagagagacaaCTGAACTTCAGAGCCAAGGTGATTAGCCCAAAGCCAATTAGCCAGCAAGAAGAGCTGAATTTAATTAAACACAGCTCTGCCATTCCTATCCCCATGTTGCTTTCACTGTAACGTTTTACTTCCCTTGGCTTAGTAACATTTTTGATCTAAAGCCTGaataagcagaaagaaatagCTCTATTTACTTACGTTGGGTCATTAGCCAAGTTCAAAAAGAGGCAGACATTGTCCATTGAGCCATTTTCTTCAAAGTCAGATTTGAAGAACCGTGCAGTTTCCATGTTTACCTAAATAACAATGACTTCATCAGtgcagggagaagaaaaattCTCAGTATTTATTTCTGATGAAGGCTAAGCTATGGATCTACACTGTTCCTTCTTTTAAAGTTTCAAGTACTCCCCAAAATTTCACAAAAGCCAACAGAGTAAAAACAGCCTGCTTTGGGCATAgagaaaattattcttaaattttgcaGTCAAGTGCTAAATTTTAATCCTGAGTTTACCCCAAAATGCCAAATTGCAACTTCtctacctagaaataaatccaacaATGTATGTGTTGTTTCTGCACTGTTTtaataacataaacaattaattttatatgtcatattaaaacaaaaaaattatacttaCACCCATAGCAGCAAATACAATTGCAAAATTTTCCTCACTGTAGTCCACTACATCTTTGGATTTCTTTACCAAACCAGCCTGGCGACAGATTGAGCTGCAATCTGATGACAAGTATAAACGAACTGAGTTGAAATCTAAATTTTTACAACAAAATCGTTTTTATCCCTAACTTTTTGAAATTGGAATTATAAATGAAACCCATGTTCTAAAGGACTTTACCCAAAAAAGTGTTTGTACTTTTTGCAAAGATTTGTAAGAGTAAGCAAGATAAACTTCATGCATGAAAACACAATACTGTTGAAATGGGCAATGGGTACAAGTGAGTATTGCTGAAAACCCTTTATTTGGTTTCTACTAACAGTGAATCATTTGAAAATTCTCCCTTGTAATGAAGCGCCTGGTAGCTCAGTGGTTGAAcgtcggttcgggtcatgatcttatagtttgtaggatcgagccccgcatgggctctgcactgacagtgtggatagATCCTGTTTGCGATTCCTTCTTTCCCCTCGGCTGTTCCCCCACTCACAATAACaagctctcaaaataataaacattaaaaaaaaaaactccctgtTAATTTCACACAAAACAGATCCTAGTTCTCACCTCATTGTGTGGTAAGCCAGGCAGCAGAGAAGATTGGAATTTTCTGCCCCCTAGCAATACTGTTCATGCCATCTATGGCTGAAATGCCAGTTTGAATCTCTCCTCTGGGTAGATTCGACACTGAGGATTGATAGGCTGGCCTAAAGTAGTTCCAAAAGATAACATTTAATACATTAAGACTATAGccatataaataatttctttctacTCTTATAgaatcagttatttttaaaaatctgcaattGTTTAAGTAACTTTTCCATTAAGTAATATTTCCAGTCTTTTGTAGACACAAGATACACGGTAGCAGAACTCAAgttcctaaaacaaaataaataagagagaaatcCTAATTTCAAAATCCTTTACATTTCAAAGCtatttatatttcagatataCCCTAGTgatattttataatcttaaaatattttatataaaattttaagatttctagaaaaaaattaaataatacaattaatatGTACCACATTGTTTGTCTACttaaactatcaaaaaaaaatcactctctgACAAAGATATTATAAAATAGAGGCTATTTTCTTCAAAACACAGAAATCCATTTATTGCTCCTACCCATGATGTCAAGGAAGTCTTCAGCCAGTACAACAGGACCTCTATCGATAGGTTTTCCTGATCCATTGAATACCCTACCTGTAAAACAGTAACAAGACAGTACAGAATGGACTATGACTCAAACAgtcataatttttaagaaagactccatggaaatatgtttaaaagaaaacagatctcTGCTCACAACGCGTAGCATCCATTTACCAAGCATATCCTCGGACACTGGTGTTCGGAGAATATCCCCAGTAAACTCACAAGATGTTTTTTTGGCATCTATACCTGAAGTCCCTTCAAATAcctattgagaaagaaaaagtaatcagAAGAGTAAAAGGGATTTAGATCATAAgtactttaaatattattttttgtctgttAAAACAGCctatataaagtaaaatacatcAATGCatactattttcataataaacagAGAAATGTCCCTGGTGATGAACCAAACTGCCAACCTCTAAACCAAGGATTGTGCCTCTAGGCCAACTCCATCAAGCTAAGaatgttgtttacatttttaaagtgtttaaaaacaaaaacaaggaaaagaaaagaatatgcatCACAGACCTTAGGTGGCCCCACAAAGCCTAAAAATTTACTATGTAGTCCTTTACAGAAATTTTGCTGATCCTTGCTCTATAGTACTTTTTAGAGGAACATGTTATTTGAGGAAAACTGGCATTTCTATAATTGGTAACATTAAAAACTAGGTATTATACAagacaatgaaataaacaaactcaGATCTTGTTTTGGTTTCATCCCATAAGCTATAAattctgtcttttcatctttctctttccatgtgattatctgctttgttttattaaaaaaaaaaaaaagccatttatcAGTGGAGCTATTGGGCTAGAATGAATATAGATGCTGACATCTGGCaagacaacaagaaaaaattttttctacCAATAGCCAGTAATCAAGATATACTTACTCAATAATTGCTAGAAAAGACAAGAAGTGTCCCCTAATGTTTTTGTTCAACTGGCCAGGTTTTGAAAATGATGCTTACCTGAACCACTGCTTTGGAACCACTAACTTCTAGAACTTGCCCACTTCTCTTCGTGCCATCCGGTAATGTCAAGTGGACAATCTCAGCGTATCTGGGAAActgtataagaaaaaataaaagatcaataaccaacttttaaaagctccccaaaTTCCTCTGTATGCTCTATCTCCATCATAGCATGTATGCACGTAAAATCTCCCCCAAAGGTATATACTGAGAGTTTATAACATCGTCAGGTAGTTTACATTCTTTAAACACTTAGCACCTGGTACATATACTGGTAAACACAGCATAAGGTACAGAGAAAGGTCTTAAATCCATAAAAACGCAGcaattaaatttttcttctctgtgtataTGTCTTAAACTTTGAAACTAAAGAAAGGCACAAAACTTACAAATGACCACATTCCCAGTACTCAGAACTGAcgtttatttctgggttgtgtGTGTACTCACCCTTATACTTTGTGGGGAGGGGATAAAAATGTCAACTGAAAATAAGAAGATAAATGTTCCCCCTCAAACTCTCCTAACCAAGTATGTATGCCTCTTccgtttttaatattttattttttttaagttaatttatttttgagagatagaaagaatgCATGCATGAgtagggggcacagagagagggagagagacaatcccaagcaggctctgcattgtcagcatagagccacagagcctgctgaaggactccaactcatgaactgagatcataacctgagccaaaacgaagagtcagatgcttaaccaactgagtcacccaggcaccccccaccacttttaatattttaaaatgcagatttcccagaaatatattttagtgtttcatttacataaatggcaacatattatatatatcatcctgaagcttttctttttcttcacttgatCTTATGTTTTAGATCTGTCATGGTAATACTTACCTCTTTTATCAACACAATCTATTGCAAAGTGCATCGCTCCCTGTGTGATGTGAAGGAAAACATCTCTCCATTAAACAATGGTGCATCACTGATTTTAaaacactcttttaaaaattttatttattttaatgtttttatttttgagagagaagagagagcacatgcgagtggggggacagagagagagggaggcagaggatctgaagcgagctctgtgctgagagcagagcctgacgtggggcttgaactcacaacccatgagattatgacctgagcccaacttagacacttaactgactgagccacacaggtacccatAAGACACCTGGGGATGCTAACATGTGAATAAATGGGCATCccaaaattaatgttaaaacaaaacaaatgtagtTAAAATCAAATGACACCACATTTTATTCAAGGTTATTCCAAATTTACACTATTACAAATATGCTACAAGAGCATTCTTGCATGCAGCTCCTCATGCAAGTGGGTTTTCCATAAGGTATTTGGTTACCAAGTGATGGGCTAGAGGCTGTGtccattttctctaaattttcatACTATTCTACAAAggaactgtatttttttaagatctcCCTAGCAGTATACAAAGCTATCTTTTCCCTATATTTGTGCCAATCTTTTATTATTTGaactttaatttttgccattttaatgaagtaaaaaatagcaTCTTTTCAATATGTATTTTCCAGATTCTCCTAATATGGAACAGCTTTTCATTTCCATTGACAATTAAGACTTCATTACCTATGATTGGCTTATAtctcttcttcacttttctttttttttttaattttttttttcaacgttttatttatttttgggacagagagagacagagcatgaacgggggaggggcagagagagagggagacacagaatcggaaacaggctccaggctctgagccatcagcccagagcccgacgcggggctcgaactcacggaccacgagatcgtgacctggctgaagtcggacgcttaaccgactgcgccacccaggcgcccctcttcttcacttttcaaatggatctgttttttctttctcttataggTACTGGATATTAATCCTTCTGTAAGTATGTGGTTCTactgtttcttgtcttttaattttctttatggtaTCATATCAAAActttttatgtaagaaaatgacTTGTCTTCCTTTATGTTGgtgccttttgtgtctggtttaggAAAGAAAACCATCTAATCTAAGTCGTACAAATAGTCTTCAATTCTGTCTTCTAGTAAGTTTTTCAGGTTTAGGCTAACTTTAATCCAATTGCCTTTGTTTGtggtatccattttttttctcatttttattcttttttcacatAGAAAGCCAATTACCCCAAAAATATTTATGCAGCACAAAATGTCCCCCATTGACTTGCAATGCTGCTTTTATCATTTACCAAGTCACAATCTGCACTGTGACAAGAGTTGGTTTGAGGGAGCTTAATTTTGCTCCACTGATAACAATTGCTTATGCCTGCACCAAATCTTTATTTGTAATTActctctctctgattctgttGCCTGAGAAGAATCAGTATCTTGCCTATTCTGAGTCTTTTCATTAATGAACATGGAATCTCCACTTATTTTAAGTCTTCCTTTTTGTCTTCCAACAAAGTTTTAAGGTTTTCTGTAAATAAGGAGTTCTGCCACATACAACACTCCTGATTTCTATAGACTGATTCTTGTATCCAGCAACTCTGTGTTACACCATTGTTTCTAGTAGTTTGCCTACTGAATGACTTGGGTTTTAGTTAATGGTATTACCAAGAAATAATGACACCTGTGCCTTTCCCCTAATACCTTtatactcttctttcttttagcCACAGCACTGGTCAGGTTCCAAGTACAAAGATAGATAATGGTGGTGACAACCAGGCATCCTCAGCTTTTTCCTGATTTAAATGGGAATGTTATTCGAGTCTCTCCTTAAGTATGTTGTTTGCTGTAGGTTATGGTAAATATCCTTTAAGAGGTTAAAaccttttgtttttgtagaaatgAGTAACTTTATcaccttttctttattaatttagaGGAGCACAAGCACTTTCTAGTTTAATCCATAAATGAGCTGAATTAAGCTAAATGACTGATGTATTTCCTAACATTAAATTATCTTTGTGCTAATGGGACAAACTCTACTTTGTCAcaattctattgattttttacATACTCATTTTTGCTAATCTCCAATACATGACTATTAAAAATTTTGGAATCCGTATTTATAAGCGAGgatagttgtctttttttcttttccactactACCCTCTGTCTGGTATGGAAACCAAAGATGTGCcaatttcataaaatgaattgagcAGTCTCCATCTTCTTCTTTTCTGACACAATTTGCATAAAATTATCTGTTCCTTAACCTTTAAATTCTAAAAGCTACTCTAAATGTGGTGTTATAAACCCATTCTACAACTACATATATTCACCAGTTTTTCCTCAACTGGAGCAAACATCAATGAAACTTTTTGATCACTCTTAAAATTACTTCCTGAAAGATATTTTCTAAAGTCcttctcaggacacctgggtggctcagtcacttaagcatctgactcaatttcgactcaggtcctatctcatagttcgtgagatcgaatcccaagtcaggctctatgctgacagtggagtctgcttgggattttctctctccatctgtctctgcctctcctcagctTGTGTAcgtacatgtgctctctctcaaaataaatacacttaaaaataaaaattctttttgttacTGACTCTTATAGCATCCCACACTTAGCCTTCATAGCAATACTAactagatatttatatatatatgtattatatttgcTTCTCCACTACATGATGCTCCACAGGGGAGGGCCCATTGTTCACCATCATATCTTCTGTTCTGAGCTCAGCGCTTAACATAAttgaaatgtgaatatttttaattgttttcaataacatatttataatgaGTCAAAAATGTTAtctaacatagaaaaaaaaaggagaaataaaggattaaaaaaaaagaaagcatccaatcttttcctcaaaaataaaagtgtaggCTCCACTTCACAAAACATTAATGGGCACCTGCCTACATCCTGCACAAACTGAGTGCAATAAATTAAGGCTTTATATCAAATTGCAGACTAGCATGAGACTGTGGCCAGAAGATGCGTTTGTTATACTTAATCTTAAGGTTAAAATTTGTAAAGGAACCTTGTCatgcataaaaatataatcttagtGATAAAGCTGAAGAGACAATGCACTTTGCCCTTTCTTTGAGGAAACGTTTTTCgatttattttctgcttccagAGAGGTCACATGTCAAACATATTTCCACCATTACTTCTCCCAACAAACTAATAATTGTGTGCTTCTCCCCTAATCCACCCCAACACCAACCAATACAGAATTACTGTTCTAGAGAGTAtactatataaattattttcttggaaaatattttgatcatAGAGCTCAGGTAGGAGGCTTTCCCTAGGATATTCAATTACAGTCTATATCCTATGCCTCTTTTTCTATAATAACAGTAATagtgtttttaattcttaagCATAGGTGTAGCTAAATAACCAATATGTAACTAAAGATCCTTACAACAGACTAAGTAAAAACTGTTCTTTAGAGTTTCAGTCACTGCTGAGATAACCTGTTCTTGTTTATTATTACTTGAAAACCAGTGTCAGGCCCTCAAAGATAAAAGTaactttgtttattcactcaaAGACCTTAAAATTTAGTAAAGACGACAAATACTATTAACAAATAAGTATAACACATGGCAGTCTATGACAACAGCCAAAAGATATCACATAGCTAATAATAATCTATAGGTTATAAAACACATTCATAGATTACTGTTGTTTTTCCTCAATAAACCTATGAGGTAGGATTGACACCGCTccccaattttctctttcttctttttttttaattttgcaaatgaggaattCTAGGCCATAAACAGAATCCACAGTAGATCCACTACTGGAATCCAATattctgtcttttgattttaaaactaGTCTCCTAGATAGCACTGACATTCAGACCAAAGAATGGCTTAAAAACAGTAACACAAAATTTAAAGTGTGCTGAACAGGACTTAATGCCATGTCTTTAattacataaatgtttaaatgataataatagtggTATTACCTTAACATGATCTAAGATCACTAGTGGACCATTGACTCCTGATACTGTCTTGTACGctggaaagaaacacagaagagtCAGCTTTAGTCAAAGAGAACAACCTACAATTGTCTCTGTAGTATTACCAAAAAGCTACTCTCTCTACTGCACCTATTATAATATGGAGCAGTGAAACAGTTAAAAACTTTTCATTGAATTTGTGAAATATGCCTGTGCCTGTACAACTTTTCATAATCCATCCTCATCCAACCAAAAACATTTTGTGTTCTTACTGTAAGTCACTTTATTTTATGGGCCCAGGACACAAAAACAAAGAtggcacagaggggcagagctCTTTCACAAGTTCCCAGTTTTATATGGAGAAGGGGGGAGAGTTAAGGGCTATAACAGACATAGAGGGTTTGTGGGAGCACAGGAAAAACCTAGCAGTAGTTCTTActtcaaagagaaaagataatgcTTTAAATAAGAGGTGGCACTTAGCAAAGTagataaggaaaggaaaggaaggcctCAACAACTTTAAACACAAATGACAAAACTCACAAAGGAATGTGAGAAAATGTAATCTGTGAGGTAAAAAGCCATAATTAAATGATTTCATAAAATTACAGGGAAAGAACTTTAGGAAGAGGGGAGTAGGCAATGGAAGAGGTCAaataagaccttttttttttttttcttagaaaaagtaaaatggttACTGTCAGTTTAGAGGCCTGTATTTTTCTACTGCAATTATTCTCTAGGAATAAACTACCAGCCAATAAGGTACTACCCAAATCCTTCATTTCAGAAAGGAGCCAGCTATCCTACACTGACAAACATGTCAAATGTAACGCTATTTAGGTATAAAAAAGAACACTCAGGAGACAATAATTCTAATCTCACAATTAACTAAATTTCATAATCAGAACagctgaaaaaatgaaataaatgaagaaaacttaATACAAggctttaaatacattttaagaaattgtcatctgagaatttttcatttgcttcatttcttGTGAGGCCTTGGGATAGAGATTTTTGGCACAAATATAGACTTCCAAGAATGAGGAAACCATTTAATATAACTAGTCTGTCCACTCAAGGGGcttaaaaacttgaaaacaatttCTTCAACCAGAAAGCAAGCACCCTGGGACAAATGCTGAAAGCAGGAAAGCACTATCAGGGGCATTTGTCTTTCATGCTCATAGGACACTTAAACCTGATACTAGGTATTTGCTTGAATATCTGTAATTGTAATTATCTCAACAGAGGGCCCCAAATGACTTTTTTAACCTTGGATAATAAAAACCAAGtcacaaatttaaaaagctaagtTACTTGAATGGATGGTAATGTAAAACAA
Coding sequences within:
- the ATP6V1B2 gene encoding LOW QUALITY PROTEIN: V-type proton ATPase subunit B, brain isoform (The sequence of the model RefSeq protein was modified relative to this genomic sequence to represent the inferred CDS: inserted 1 base in 1 codon; deleted 1 base in 1 codon); translated protein: MALRAMRGIVNGAAPELPMPTSGPVVGSREQALAVSRNYLSQPRLTYKTVSGVNGPLVILDHVKFPRYAEIVHLTLPDGTKRSGQVLEVSGSKAVVQVFEGTSGIDAKKTSCEFTGDILRTPVSEDMLGRVFNGSGKPIDRGPVVLAEDFLDIMGQPINPQCRIYPEEXIQTGISAIDGMNSIARGQKIPIFSAAGLPHNEVRTRIYCSSICRQAGLVKKSKDVVDYSEENFAIVFAAMGVNMETARFFKSDFEENGSMDNVCLFLNLANDPTIERIITPRLALTTAEFLAYQCEKHVLVILTDMSSYAEALREVSAAREEVPGRRGFPGYMYTDLATIYERAGRVEGRNGSITQIPILTMPNDDITHPIPDLTGYITEGQIYVDRQLHNRQIYPPINVLPSLSRLMKSAIGEGMTRKDHADVSNQLYACYAIGKDVQAMKAVVGEEALTSDDLLYLEFLQKFEKNFIAQGPYENRTVYETLDIGWQLLRIFPKEMLKRIPQSTLSEFYPRDSAKH